Proteins found in one Quercus robur chromosome 2, dhQueRobu3.1, whole genome shotgun sequence genomic segment:
- the LOC126706416 gene encoding glutathione S-transferase T3-like encodes MDSQNQNPFFLDILQDNEQGFESFDSSNLMSTPHSDANVHQSPPQVEMGQSIPPIAKKSTTKRGQRGINFTIDEDIKLVSAWLNVSLDAVTSTDQKHTTFWERIWFTFHNDKKFNRTKDSLNSWWSTIQRETNKFCGCLAQIENQNESGKTEHDKIEDAKTMYQINCKNAFQLEHCWRILKNEAKWLILRDSLKARTRQPATQPATQPAIQSFASSINVDEDNEEMNSGETLERPIGKKAEKEKLKKRKNCDDVIPTLSSQLDEIKEEKRRMHEEKKESMRIALEERREAMRIASEERRELIRIKEEKNEVEKRKMEDE; translated from the exons ATGGactcacaaaatcaaaatccattcTTCCTTGACATTTTACAAGACAATGAACAaggttttgagtcttttgacagTAGTAATTTGATGTCCACTCCGCATTCAGACGCCAATGTCCATCAATCTCCACCCCAAGTTGAAATGGGACAATCTATACCCcctattgcaaaaaaatcaactactaAGAGAGGTCAACGAGGAATCAACTTCACCATAGATGAAGACATTAAGCTAGTATCGGCGTGGCTCAATGTTAGCTTAGATGCCGTGACATCGACGGACCAAAAACACACAACATTTTGGGAGAGAATTTGGTTTACCTTTCACAATGACAAGAAATTTAACCGCACTAAGGATTCTTTAAATAGTTGGTGGTCAACAATTCAAAGGGAGACCAACAAGTTCTGTGGATGCTTGGCCCAAATTGAGAACCAGAATGAAAGCGGTAAAACTGAGCATGACAAG aTTGAAGATGCAAAAACTATGTATCAAATTAATTGCAAAAATGCATTTCAATTGGAGCATTGTTGGAGAATTTTGAAGAATGAAGCTAAGTGGTTGATTCTAAGAGATAGTTTGAAGGCCCGCACAAGACAACCAGCCACACAACCAGCCACACAACCAGCCATACAATCCTTTGCAAGCTCAATAAATGTAGATGAAGATAATGAAGAGATGAACTCCGGCGAAACCTTGGAGAGACCTATAGGCAAGAAGGCCGAAAaggagaaattaaagaaaagaaagaattgtgATGACGTGATCCCAACACTTTCCTCCCAATTGGACGAAATcaaggaagaaaagagaagaatgcatgaggagaaaaaagaaagtatgcGCATTGCATTAGAAGAACGAAGAGAGGCAATGCGCATTGCATCCGAAGAACGAAGAGAGTTGATTCGTATCAAGGAAGAGAAGAATGAAgtagaaaagaggaaaatggaAGATGAATGA
- the LOC126713435 gene encoding respiratory burst oxidase homolog protein A-like, whose protein sequence is MKLNPKHERRWASDTVPNKTAVSSAGTSPGSGYNSVEEFVEVTLDLQDDNTIVLRSVEPATPTTLINIEGGVSGSGGRDQAPAVSASAPASRSNSIRRSSSSSNKLRQFSQELKLFSQELKAELKRFSWSHGHGTSKTPLAASDVTAVAAAVAASGGTGGGGESGYASAMAARALRRERAQLDRTRSGAHKALRGLRFISTKTNTNGVDGWNQVQTNFNDLAKDGFLHRADFAQCIGMRDSKEFALELFDALGRRRRLKVDKISRDELYEFWSQISDQSFDSRLQIFFDMVDKNEDGRIGEKEVKEIIMLSASANKLSRLKEQAEEYAALIMEELDPERLGYIELWQLETLLLQKDTYLNYSQALSYTSQALSQNLQGLRKKSKIRRWSTKFVYYLQENWRRLWVLALWICIMIGLFTWKFIQYKNRSAFHVMKYCLPTAKGAAETLKFNMALILFPVCRNTITWLRSTKLAYFIPFDDNINFHKTIAGAIVVGVILHAGNHLACDFPKLSHSSKGDYEKYLSADFGKYRPSYAKLAEGVDGVTGILMVILMTVAFTLATRWFRRSLVKLPKPFDKLTGFNAFWYSHHLFVIVYVLLILHGQFVYLVHKWYLKTTWMYLSIPVLMYAGERTLRFFRSGSYTVHLLKVAIYPGNVLALQMSKPPQFNYKSGQYMFVQCPAVSPFEWHPFSITSAPGDDYLSIHIRQLGDWTQELRRVFSEACEASVSGKSGLLRADETTRRSLPKLLIDGPYGAPAQDYRKYDVLLLVGLGIGATPFISILKDLLNNIIKMEEEADSVSDGNRESDLSIGSTDSSTNNRVCPKRKKPLKTTNAYFYWVTREQGSFDWFKGVMNEVADRDQRGVIEMHNYLTSVYEEGDARSALITMVQALNHAKNGVDIVSGTRVRTHFARPNWKKVFSKICSKHCSARIGVFYCGAPVLAKELSKLCYDFNHKGPTKFEFHKEHF, encoded by the exons ATGAAGCTGAATCCGAAGCACGAGAGGCGTTGGGCCTCGGATACTGTTCCGAACAAAACGGCGGTGAGCAGTGCCGGAACTTCGCCGGGGAGCGGTTACAACTCCGTTGAGGAGTTCGTTGAAGTGACGCTTGATCTTCAAGATGACAACACTATTGTGCTTCGGAGTGTGGAGCCTGCGACGCCGACGACGTTGATCAATATAGAAGGCGGAGTTTCTGGTTCAGGCGGTCGGGATCAAGCTCCGGCGGTTTCAGCGTCGGCGCCGGCGTCGAGGTCTAATTCGATCAGGAGGAGCTCGTCGTCGTCGAATAAGTTGCGGCAATTCTCGCAGGAGTTGAAGCTGTTTTCGCAAGAGCTGAAGGCGGAGTTGAAAAGGTTCTCTTGGAGCCATGGACACGGCACGTCGAAAACTCCGCTCGCGGCTTCTGATGTTACGGCGGTGGCGGCTGCGGTGGCGGCGAGCGGAGGTACTGGAGGCGGAGGTGAAAGCGGTTACGCATCGGCTATGGCAGCTCGAGCACTGAGGAGAGAACGAGCTCAACTCGATCGCACTCGATCTGGCGCTCACAAAGCACTTCGTGGACTCAGATTCATCAGCACCAAGACCAATACCAATGGCGTTGACGGTTGGAACCAAGTCCAAACCAATTTCAACGATCTCGCCAAAGACGGCTTTCTCCACCGCGCCGATTTCGCACAATGCATAG gaaTGAGAGATTCGAAGGAGTTTGCTTTGGAGCTTTTCGATGCTTTGGGACGAAGAAGAAGATTAAAAGTCGACAAAATTAGCAGAGACGAACTGTACGAGTTTTGGTCGCAAATCTCCGATCAAAGCTTCGATTCAAGACTCCAGATCTTCTTCGATAT GGTTGACAAGAATGAAGATGGTAGAATCGgagaaaaagaagtaaaagag aTTATCATGCTAAGTGCCTCTGCGAACAAGTTATCAAGATTGAAGGAACAAGCAGAGGAATATGCAGCTCTTATCATGGAAGAGTTGGATCCTGAAAGACTTGGCTACATTGAG CTATGGCAATTGGAGACACTATTGTTACAAAAGGACACATACCTAAACTACAGTCAAGCATTGAGCTACACAAGTCAGGCATTGAGCCAGAATTTACAAGGGCTgagaaagaaaagcaaaataAGACGGTGGAGCACAAAATTCGTATACTATTTGCAAGAGAATTGGAGGAGACTTTGGGTTTTGGCATTGTGGATTTGCATCATGATTGGGCTGTTTACATGGAAATTCATTCAGTACAAAAATAGAAGTGCCTTCCACGTCATGAAATATTGTCTCCCTACGGCTAAAGGTGCAGCCGAGACCCTTAAGTTCAACATGGCTTTAATTCTCTTCCCCGTGTGTAGAAACACAATCACTTGGCTCAGGTCTACCAAGTTGGCTTACTTCATACCTTTTGACGACAACATCAATTTTCATAAG ACAATCGCAGGAGCCATTGTAGTTGGTGTCATTCTCCATGCCGGGAACCACCTTGCATGTGATTTCCCTAAACTTTCTCACTCTTCTAAGGGAGACTATGAGAAATATTTAAGTGCTGACTTCGGTAAATATAGACCCAGTTACGCAAAGCTGGCTGAAGGAGTAGACGGTGTGACTGGAATCCTAATGGTGATTCTCATGACAGTTGCGTTTACACTTGCAACACGATGGTTTAGGCGGAGTCTTGTTAAGCTGCCCAAGCCCTTTGATAAGCTCACTGGTTTCAATGCCTTCTGGTATTCACACCACCTATTTGTCATTGTCTATGTCTTGCTCATCCTCCACGGACAATTCGTATATCTTGTGCACAAGTGGTACCTTAAGACG ACATGGATGTATCTTTCCATTCCGGTTTTAATGTATGCAGGAGAAAGAACCTTAAGGTTCTTTCGGTCAGGCTCCTACACTGTCCATCTTCTAAAA GTTGCCATCTATCCTGGAAATGTTCTTGCGTTGCAAATGTCTAAGCCACCCCAGTTCAATTACAAGAGTGGACAATACATGTTTGTCCAATGCCCTGCAGTTTCTCCGTTTGAGTG GCATCCATTTTCCATTACCTCTGCTCCTGGAGATGACTACCTTAGCATTCACATCCGGCAGCTAGGTGATTGGACACAAGAGCTTAGAAGGGTATTCTCTGAAGCCTGTGAGGCTTCTGTGTCTGGAAAGAGTGGGCTTCTAAGGGCTGATGAAACAACCAGAAGAAG TTTGCCTAAGCTCTTAATAGACGGGCCTTACGGTGCCCCTGCACAAGACTACAGGAAGTATGATGTCCTGCTACTTGTTGGGCTTGGAATTGGGGCAACACCTTTTATCAGCATTTTAAAAGATTTGCTCAACAACATTATCAAAATGGAGGAGGAGGCA GATTCTGTCTCAGATGGCAATAGGGAATCAGATCTAAGTATTGGAAGTACAGATTCTTCAACGAATAATAGGGTCTGTCCAAAGCGGAAAAAGCCTCTGAAGACCACTAATGCTTACTTCTACTGGGTAACCAGGGAGCAGGGCTCGTTTGATTGGTTTAAAGGGGTCATGAATGAAGTTGCTGATCGGGATCAAAGG GGTGTCATTGAAATGCATAACTACCTGACCAGTGTGTATGAGGAAGGAGATGCCCGATCGGCTCTCATTACCATGGTGCAAGCACTCAACCATGCCAAGAATGGAGTTGATATTGTTTCTGGAACTAGG GTAAGAACTCATTTTGCCAGGCCTAATTGGAAGAAAGTTTTCTCCAAAATATGTTCCAAGCACTGTTCTGCAAGAATAG GGGTATTCTACTGTGGGGCACCAGTTTTGGCTAAAGAACTTAGCAAGCTCTGCTATGATTTCAACCACAAAGGTCCAACCAAATTTGAATTCCACAAGGAGCATTTCTAA